Proteins found in one Fusarium keratoplasticum isolate Fu6.1 chromosome 12, whole genome shotgun sequence genomic segment:
- a CDS encoding Histidine phosphatase superfamily, clade-1, with translation MFTATGRSAVRLLLLLLVAPATGTFLQWSLCDDSCGSGTIPYGLNARLVRTPGNANAATSRLVVNLARHQSGVTCRNTPGTAAFDNDAWPEAMVQLDWNGLRRPESFSGKTKARLDCEDFIGDNRPAYLPVNSSRVSMTLLDDDIGVLPALSTLRFQAYLNSPIFAEAHCIASLMTPAIPLALSSGLRYGSLAVFLFVFLVSGLRTIAAASGSQHQNEDQDSDGGATASAPVLPCVSDCLHFLQFVFLTGGLSLFYPGFYPAAVGHLNWFALFADLALPIKSFVPGPTAALVRMASTYPGINDGLYEVNGTYGGYLGLEVMTQMVGAPMTCDTWLLMVLFTACIAAALGLFLWLLETVRPRNVLGLPLLGPGAGTGRWALVTRIGNGVLRLVLSYITLPLIAMSTYQLNFSGSLGAGHMSLAIVVLLLITLAFAWLAVCLPMASLGALVFEAKHSYQRVGGLEAERDEDFEEERQARRDHRFVMALFVLNMTRGLTIGGLQKWGVVQLAVLVACEVVMLLAIWTCRPFPLLSGGFAATLLRLAILACFVPFTFPPSKMFNLKTVSAYVALSLYVVGLIGVFFVPSGRHLYRLALQGFSRFRGRDVGKDVPVVSLRQLQRREAPGLRQADDLGATVHPPLPVDGNFTYLSDHGSIGSGQDRPQDVSLPHRPILSHGPLTPFYRLPRSSVPAVPGEASRVFDNGSRRSSPSSPLTPYPAEGPPLNPAKPVDFSPTHSSSSMDMQRSVGWAASGSSSSVSVASEADTPRPLGPRWDDYSFREADLFYARPPPPQVEAARQPLPASESSSKARQKWLLNWSLLRGWDLSGRKLTLSGEKGFSVVRPSRVPHPVLPPATRAAKLELGEDKSS, from the exons ATGTTCACGGCAACTGGTAGGTCCGCCGTGCgacttctccttctcttgcttGTCGCGCCTGCCACGGGCACCTTTCTGCAGTGGTCGCTCTGCGATGACAGTTGTGGCAGTGGCACCATCCCCTACGGGCTGAACGCGCGGCTCGTGAGAACCCCCGGGAATGCGAATGCGGCGACCTCGCGGCTGGTAGTCAACCTGGCCCGACACCAGAGCGGGGTCACCTGCCGCAACACACCAGGCACTGCCGCCTTTGACAATGATGCATGGCCCGAGGCGATGGTGCAGCTTGACTGGAACGGACTGCGCAGACCTGAGAGCTTCTCGGGCAAGACCAAAGCCCGACTCGACTGCGAGGACTTCATCGGCGACAACCGACCTGCCTATCTGCCCGTCAATTCAAGCCGCGTGAGCATGACACTCCTGGACGATGACATTGGCGTGCTGCCCGCGTTGTCAACCCTCCGCTTTCAAGCCTACCTCAACTCGCCTATCTTCGCCGAAGCACACTGCATCGCCTCCCTCATGACGCCTGCTATCCCTCTGGCTCTCTCGTCTGGCCTGCGCTATGGATCCCTGGCTGTCTTCCTCTTTGTCTTCCTCGTTTCGGGCCTGCGAACCATAGCCGCGGCGTCGGGGTCGCAACATCAAAACGAGGACCAAGACTCAGATGGTGGCGCCACTGCCTCGGCACCCGTCCTCCCTTGCGTTTCCGATTGCCTCCACTTCCTCCAGTTCGTCTTCCTAACTGGcggcctcagcctcttctATCCAGGCTTCTACCCTGCCGCGGTAGGCCACCTTAACTGGTTCGCTCTCTTCGCCGACCTGGCGCTCCCCATCAAGAGTTTCGTGCCTGGACCGACAGCCGCGCTCGTGAGGATGGCATCCACGTACCCCGGCATCAACGACGGCCTGTACGAGGTCAATGGCACCTATGGCGGCTACCTTGGACTTGAGGTCATGACACAGATGGTCGGCGCGCCCATGACGTGCGACACGTGGTTGCTCATGGTGCTCTTCACCGCTTGCATAGCTGCAGCGctgggcttgttcctctgGCTGCTCGAGACGGTGAGGCCGCGGAACGTCTTGGGGTTGCCATTGTTGGGTCCCGGTGCTGGGACCGGGAGATGGGCCCTCGTGACGCGTATCGGGAACGGCGTCCTGAGACTCGTGCTCTCGTACATCACCCTGCCGCTCATCGCCATGTCGACCTATCAGCTTAACTTTTCTGGGAGTCTTGGTGCAGGTCACATGTCGCTTGCCAttgtcgtcctcctcctcatcacgcTGGCCTTTGCCTGGCTCGCGGTATGCCTGCCTATGGCGAGCCTCGGCGCACTTGTCTTCGAGGCTAAGCACTCATACCAGCGCGTTGGAGGACTTGAAGCAGAGCGCGACGAGGACttcgaggaagagagacaagCCCGGCGCGATCACCGGTTTGTCATGGCTCTATTCGTGCTTAACATGACCAGGGGCCTCACCATTGGCGGGCTGCAGAAGTGGGGTGTGGTGCAGTTGGCGGTCCTGGTGGCGTGCGAGGTTGTCATGTTGCTGGCCATCTGGACCTGCAGACCGTTTCCACTGCTCTCAGGTGGTTTCGCGGCTACACTGCTGAGACTGGCTATCTTGGCGTGCTTTGTGCCTTTTACCTTCCCCCCGTCCAAGATGTTTAACTTGAAGACCGTCTCCGCGTATGTTGCGTTGTCTCTGTACGTCGTGGGGTTGATTGGAGTCTTCTTTGTCCCTTCAGGCAGGCATCTGTACCGCCTTGCTCTTCAGGGATTTAGCCGATTTCGAGGTCGTGACGTTGGAAAG GACGTTCCCGTTGTTAGCCTCCGTCAGTTGCAGCGTCGTGAAGCACCTGGGCTTCGGCAGGCCGACGACCTCGGGGCTACAGTCCACCCGCCGCTGCCTGTTGATGGAAACTTTACCTATTTAAGCGACCATGGGTCCATTGGCAGCGGACAGGATCGTCCCCAAGACGTATCGCTACCTCACAGGCCCATCCTGTCCCACGGCCCCCTCACCCCCTTCTACAGGCTCCCGAGATCATCAGTTCCCGCCGTACCCGGCGAGGCGTCCCGCGTCTTCGACAACGGCTCCAGGAGATCGTCTCCCTCATCTCCTCTCACACCGTATCCCGCAGAGGGCCCCCCTCTTAACCCGGCAAAACCTGTGGACTTCTCACCAACCCACTCCTCGTCCAGTATGGACATGCAACGCTCGGTAGGCTGGGCCGCAAGTGGGTCCTCGAGCTCGGTGTCTGTGGCGAGCGAGGCCGATACCCCCAGACCCCTTGGTCCGAGATGGGACGACTACTCCTTCCGGGAGGCGGATTTGTTCTACGCTCGTCCGCCACCTCCACAGGTAGAGGCTGCCAGGCAGCCACTGCCTGCTTCTGAATCGTCCTCCAAGGCACGGCAAAAATGGCTATTGAACTGGAGTCTATTGAGAGGGTGGGACTTGAGTGGACGGAAGCTGACGCTATCGGGGGAGAAGGGATTCTCGGTCGTAAGGCCGAGCCGAGTTCCGCATCCTGTGCTGCCACCTGCAACGAGAGCCGCCAAATTGGAACTCGGAGAAGACAAATCTTCGTAG